The Calypte anna isolate BGI_N300 chromosome 20, bCalAnn1_v1.p, whole genome shotgun sequence genome includes a region encoding these proteins:
- the STK35 gene encoding LOW QUALITY PROTEIN: serine/threonine-protein kinase 35 (The sequence of the model RefSeq protein was modified relative to this genomic sequence to represent the inferred CDS: inserted 1 base in 1 codon): METADGGRRGTQRATRRRAARRGPMAAAPVAGSEPPGDGGDGGDGGGGGGGGGGGAPRYSLLSEIGRGAYGVVYEAVSGRNGARLAVKRIRCDAPENXELALAEFWALTSLRRQHPNVVRFEECVLQRHGLGQRMSHGNKRSQLYLRLVETSLKGERILGYAEEPCYLWFVMEFCEGGDLNQYVLSRRPDPATNKSFMLQLTSAIAFLHKNHIVHRDLKPDNILITEKSGTPVLKVADFGLSKVCAGLTARGKEGGKENKNVNVNKYWLSSACGSDFYMAPEVWEGHYTAKADIFALGIIIWAMIERITFIDAETKKELLGTYIKQGTEIVPVGEALLENPKMELHIPQKRRTSMSEGIKQLLKDMLAANPQDRPDAFELETRMDQVTCAA, from the exons ATGGAAACGGCGGACGGCGGCCGCCGCGGGACACAAAGGGCGACGCGGCGGCGGGCAGCGCGGAGGGGGCCCATGGCGGCGGCGCCGGTGGCGGGGTCCGAACCCCCGGGTGATGGcggcgatggtggtgatggaggaggaggaggaggaggcggcggcggcggggctcCGCGGTACAGCCTGCTGTCCGAAATCGGCCGCGGGGCCTACGGCGTGGTGTACGAAGCGGTGTCGGGCCGCAACGGCGCCCGGTTAGCGGTGAAAAGGATCCGGTGCGACGCCCCCGAGA GTGAGCTGGCGCTGGCGGAGTTCTGGGCCCTGACGAGCCTCCGGCGGCAGCACCCCAACGTGGTGCGGTTCGAGGAGTGCGTCCTGCAGCGGCACGGCCTGGGCCAGCGCATGAGCCACGGCAACAAGCGCAGCCAGCTCTACCTGCGCCTCGTCGAGACCTCCCTGAAAG GTGAGAGGATCCTGGGCTACGCCGAGGAGCCTTGCTACCTCTGGTTTGTCATGGAGTTCTGTGAAGGAGGGGACCTCAACCAGTACGTGCTGTCACGGAGACCTGACCCAGCCACCAACAAGAGCTTCATGCTGCAGCTGACCAGTGCCATTGCCTTCCTGCACAAGAACCACATCGTCCACAGGGACCTGAAACCAGACAACATCCTGATCACTGAAAAGTCTGGCACCCCTGTTCTCAAGGTGGCTGACTTTGGGCTGAGTAAGGTCTGTGCTGGCCTGACTGCTCGGGGCAAGGAGGGTGGCAAGGAGAACAAAAATGTGAATGTGAACAAGTACTGGCTGTCCTCAGCCTGTGGCTCTGATTTCTACATGGCACCCGAGGTCTGGGAGGGCCACTACACTGCCAAGGCTGACATCTTCGCCCTTGGCATCATCATCTGGGCCATGATTGAGAGGATAACCTTCATTGATGCTGAGACcaagaaggagctgctggggaccTACATCAAGCAAGGGACTGAGATTGTGCCCGTCGGGGAAGCGCTGCTAGAAAACCCAAAGATGGAGCTGCACATCCCTCAGAAACGCAGGACTTCCATGTCTGAGGGGATCAAGCAGCTCTTGAAAGACATGTTGGCTGCTAACCCACAGGATCGACCTGATGCCTTTGAGCTTGAAACCAGAATGGACCAGGTTACATGTGCTGCTTAA
- the PDYN gene encoding LOW QUALITY PROTEIN: proenkephalin-B (The sequence of the model RefSeq protein was modified relative to this genomic sequence to represent the inferred CDS: deleted 1 base in 1 codon; substituted 2 bases at 2 genomic stop codons) — protein MGELSVSPHVAQAAVVAAVSQWKQDRERGDPGRHLAQVGHAEGGCGSQTHRXHCQMLPXSCRGVSAGGTTPQHWLLQPSSGGSDMARWVLMLALILSLAVVASADCVTQCSLCASQTDTGVWPLMCLWECQGSSPPGPEWETCRKALALLAPLVALSDGTELSPREAEEEEAEPEPEPGPGELPSAPAKRYGGFMKKLSKGKLLSLLRENAHTKGGLSKKFGGFGRKPGEREAPQDYPEPAGEGDEEPTGPGAEGQELAELHKRYGGFMRRIRPKLKWDSQKRYGGFLRRQFKVTARADEDPSAYSGEVSDL, from the exons ATGGGGGAGCTTTCTGTATCTCCTCACGTGGCTCAAGCAGCAGTGGTGGCCGCAGTG TCCCAGTGGAAACAGGACAGGGAAAGAGGGGACCCTGGCAGACACCTGGCACAGGTAGGACATGCTGAGGGTGGCTGTGGCAGCCAG ACCCACAGGTAGCATTGCCAGATGCTGCCATGATCCTGTCGAGGTGTTTCTGCAGGAGGGACAACTCCACAGC ACTGGCTCCTCCAGCCTTCCTCAGGGGGTTCTGAT ATGGCACGGTGGGTGCTGATGCTGGCCCTCATCCTGTCCCTGGCTGTGGTGGCATCTGCAGACTGTGTGACCCAGTGCTCCCTCTGCGCGTCCCAGACCGACACCGGTGTCTGGCCACTG ATGTGCCTGTGGGAATGCCAGGGCTCCTCACCCCCGGGCCCCGAGTGGGAGACCTGCAGGAAGGCGCTGGCCCTCCTGGCCCCGCTGGTGGCCCTGTCTGACGGGACAGAGCTGTCCCCTCgggaggcggaggaggaggaggcagagccgGAGCCGGAGCCGGGTCCCGGGGAGCTGCCGTCGGCGCCGGCCAAGCGCTACGGGGGCTTCATGAAGAAGCTGTCGAAGGGgaagctgctgtccctgctgcgTGAGAACGCCCACACCAAGGGGGGACTCAGCAAGAAGTTCGGGGGCTTCGGCCGCAAGCCGGGGGAGCGGGAGGCCCCCCAGGACTACCCGGAGCCGGCTGGAGAGGGGGACGAGGAGCCCACGGGGCCCGGGGCCGAGGGGCAGGAGCTGGCGGAGCTGCACAAGCGTTACGGGGGCTTCATGCGGCGGATCCGGCCCAAGCTGAAGTGGGACAGTCAGAAGCGGTACGGGGGCTTCCTGCGGCGGCAGTTCAAGGTGACGGCGCGGGCGGACGAGGACCCCAGCGCTTACTCAGGGGAGGTCTCGGATCTATAG
- the LOC103532208 gene encoding tyrosine-protein phosphatase non-receptor type substrate 1-like isoform X2, which yields MEPVPRSPGPAWPLTYLVLLSLPGVGAQVSEGFQLEQPQDKVSVTAGETLNLTCISSGYGPAGPLKWLKGWGMGNETVYDQNGVFPRVTRAEPGSNTDFSIYLRDVGPEDAGTYYCIKFRKRFGVDEVFQHGKGTEVSVRAKPTPPVVSGPQHRVGPGQSVSVTCVSGGFYPENIAVRWLKDAASISAQQPRVTPGRTKSSYDMSSSVTVTLQEEDVRSQLVCEVQHPTLRAPLRETFQLSKVLRVPPRVRVVAEPPGPVEPNGTVTFSCQLEGFYPGEVSVTWLENGMEMKVENVSRAVETRRGLFELRSQVELQATVERNGSVFTCRVVHDGQEPLSELAALRVTVPAQEGTGGQTQGEDDKLRLIYIVVGVICTVLALLVAATLYLIRAKQSKGKSSPSARLHEPEKSSEATTQESDPNNLTYADLNFDKERKPIRRMVELSQQSDYACIQSSPAPTGDDNLTYADLDMVHLSKAPKRPAPGPEEASSEYASVQIPRK from the exons GTGTGGGTGCCCAGGTGAGTGAAGGCttccagctggagcagcctcAGGACAAGGTGTCAGTGACAGCAGGGGAAACACTCAACCTGACCTGCATCTCATCTGGATATGGTCCCGCTGGCCCCCTGAAGTGGCTGAAGGGCTGGGGCATGGGGAATGAGACTGTTTATGACCAGAACGGCGTGTTCCCCCGTGTGACCAGGGCAGAGCCTGGATCCAACACAGATTTCAGCATCTACCTCCGGGATGTTGGCCCCGAGGATGCTGGCACCTATTACTGCATCAAGTTCCGCAAACGGTTTGGTGTGGATGAGGTGTTCCAGCACGGGAAGGGCACGGAGGTGTCTGTCCGTG CCAAACCCACCCCCCCGGTGGTGTCTGGGCCCCAGCACAGAGTGGGGCCGGGGCAGTCGGTGTCCGTCACCTGCGTGTCTGGAGGGTTCTACCCCGAAAACATCGCCGTGAGGTGGTTGAAGGACGCGGCCTCCATCTCCGCTCAGCAGCCCCGGGTCACCCCCGGGAGGACAAAATCCTCCTACGACATGTCCAGCTCGGTGACGGTGACGCTGCAGGAGGAGGACGTCCGCTCGCAGCTCGTCTGCGAGGTGCAGCACCCCACGCTGAGGGCCCCGCTGAGGGAGACCTTCCAGCTCAGCAAGGTCCTGCGag tgccccccagaGTGCGTGTGGTGGCCGAGCCCCCCGGCCCCGTGGAGCCGAACGGGACGGTGACCTTCTCCTGCCAGCTGGAGGGGTTTTACCCGGGAGAGGTGTCCGTCACCTGGCTGGAGAACGGGATGGAGATGAAGGTGGAGAACGTCTCGCGGGCGGTGGAGACGCGGCGGGGGTTGTTTGAACTGAGGAGCCAGGTGGAGCTGCAAGCCACGGTGGAGAGGAACGGGTCGGTGTTCACCTGCAGAGTGGTGCACGATGGGCAGGAGCCCCTCAGCGAGCTGGCTGCACTGCGGGTCActgtcccagcccaggagggCACCGGCGGACAGACCCAGGGAGAGGATG ACAAGTTGCGCCTCATTTATATCGTGGTGGGAGTGATCTGCactgtgctggcactgctggtggCTGCAACTCTTTACCTCATCCGGGCAAAGCAGAGCAAGG GTAAAAGCTCACCGTCTGCTAG GTTACATGAGCCTGAGAAAAGCAGCGAGGCCACTACCCAG GAATCCGACCCCAACAACCTGACTTACGCGGACCTGAACTTCGACAAGGAGCGGAAGCCGATCCGCAGGATGGTGGAGCTGAGCCAACAGTCAGACTACGCCTGCATCCAGAGCAGCCCCGCGCCCACCGGCGACGACAACCTCACCTACGCTGACCTGGACATGGTGCACCTCAGCAAGGCACCCAAACGGCCAGCCCCTGGCCCCGAGGAGGCCAGCTCCGAGTATGCCAGTGTCCAGATCCCGAGGAAGTGA